GGAGCGCACCTGACTTGAGAAGGGCCAATCTAGCTCGCATAGgacttcctctgcctccctccttctctggaaAACAGCCTTACCGTTAGGAGGCTGAAGTCACTCTGCCTTGCAGACCTCCCTGCCACATGATAGGCTCATCCCACTTTCCCCTCCAGCCTGTAGGGGAGAGGAACCTGGCAGAATGAAGCCTGCACTACCACGTGGCAACTGTGTAGATTCAGATGACACCCGGGACACCACGTCTGCAGTAAGTCCATTCCTAATATCATGGAAGACAGGCACAGCTTACCCAGCGACAGGTAGTATCGTCCTAATCCCAGGACTACCACTGCCTTCAAATCAAGTGCAAAAGCGCCACACCATCCTGACCTTCCTGCACTTCCATCCTAGCACTTTGGACCTGGGCTGCGCACAGCACTTGTCACCAGTGAGGCTCGCAGGGCTCTCTGCTCAGCACTCACTTTGGAGTACATCACCAGGTCCTCAGTCTTGGCCACCTTGGCACAGGTCACAGAGGGTCCTGTGTACATGAAAGCATCACCACCTTCTCCCCCTTCCAAAGAGGCAGCTGTGTCTCTGAAGACTGAAGGCGAGTCCAAGTCCTTCTCTTCATTATTCATCCCCAAAGAAGTTTCCAGCACTGGGTCCAAAGACTGTCCTTGGATTGCACACAAAGTGCGGCCCTCCCCGTTTTCACTTCTTGAAAGGGGTGAGTTTATGGAAGGTGTGCCAGAACAGGGAAGGCTTCCTCTTGGGTTCCGCCAGGGCAAACACCTGCTGCTGAGGGACGCTGGTGGGCACGGTGATGTGGCGCTGATGAACGGGGTGCAAGCCCTGGTGTGGCGGGGCTGTGGGGCATCCACTGTAGCCTAACTCAAGAGGAGAAAGATAGCACATGAACTGAGGGTCACTTATCAGccgaagagggggaaaaaaaaacagctcCAAGACTCAAGTTCTTAGCTGATTCTCAATTCACACTAATTGAAAGCACATCTGACAGTTGTCATAACATGTTCAGCCCATAGTATGTATGGAGGTGTAACGTAGATTACTTCATTGAATCCTCATAAAAGTCCTCCCAGGAAGGGACCACTAGAGCAGTGTGACTGGGAAGGACACAAAGCAGAAGGTGTACAGGAAGCGCCGTGGTCACACTGCAGTAAGTAGCAGGATTAGAGCTGGGCTGTTATTAGGGATGACAAGTGACAATATACTGCTTTAGCCCAGACGctgctctgtcacttactagctttAATTATTGGGAAATTAGTTGGTTTCTGTGTCTTAGTTCCCTAAATCTAAGGTGGGGACAGTGGTGCCTGCTGGGTTGTGAGAATTACACAAGTTAACAGAAGTAGCATGCCTAGAATAGTGCCCCCAATACTTACACCTTAATCAAAACTATTGTATTAGAGTCAGCATTTTAAATTTGTGCAGAGGTCATTAAAAAGGCTTATTAAAACTAGCTACAAGACCACACAGTAACCATGAAAGTCAGCATGGTAAGAGGAAAGAGCGTGGGTTTTGGAAGGAGCCAGGACCTCCAGTCAGACTCCATCCCTGCCTCTGACTTGCCACAAGGCCTTCCTCGTCTCCCAGGACGATAGGGAGGATaaaatgaggatgaaatgaggtaaCTCATGAAAGTGCCCGAAAGGTGACCATTCATTCCATTCTTCAGGGCTACTTGCTAGGCTAGTGACTCTTAGAAGATAACACAAACAAATACTTTCTAATAAACTGGTATTTACTGGTCACCTGCCAGTAAAAGTGGAGATGTCAAAAAAGAATACAGTAGATTTTTCTACCTTGAACATATTTATGActcggggggaggggtgggattTCTGCATTTGAGTGGAGGGAGCAGGGAAATCTTGAGTGTGGTGTTGGTAATGAATTCTTGGCATAGCAGTTGACAGCTTATCACAGTCCTAGGCGGAACTGATCTTTGGTTTTGTATTTTCAGTTAGGAAAACACTGAATGGATAAACATCATAGTACTCTTGGAGTCAATCTGaattaagtttataaaaatataacactttTGGAATAAAGACCTTCAGTATTTCTGTTTGGCTAGAGTACTAGTATCACCTACATAAGCACAATCTCGGCTTGCACGTCAGGACCTTGCAGTATGTGCCCTGGGCACTGATATTTTAAATAGCTGCCCAGGTCCTTCTGATGTGCAGGGAGGACAGAGAACCCCCACTCTAAATAAGCTAGTGTGTGTTCCTGTTCCTTAACTCATTGCATGATGTGATGAACGTTAGatcttttttcttacttaaatTAGAATGTAGCCTGCAGTGGACACACAGTTGGGTTTGGAGATTACCTCCTCACATGCCCAAAAGATGTGGGAGGggttgctgtgcctaggactagTGACGATACCATAATCCCCTCAGAACAGGGAGGCCCCGGTTTTAATCTCAAAACCGATACATTTTATAGAGATGGAGGCATCTGCAGAACTTACCTTTGGACTTTCCATGTCCTGCCTTTTGAGCATTTAACATGGCAAGTTTCTTTTGATTTTCAGAAATTTCCATTCCTGGATTTAGAAACACAGGTAATATGTATTCAAAACAAGTgaaaacatttcagaataaaacTTGTGCCTTAACCCATATTACCCCTGAGGTATTCACTGTAACCTGAAGCAAAGAACCTTAATCCTAGAGGAACTAGGAGAGGCCAAAAAGACtggaaaaggagacagaaggaacaagaattatCACTAGGATGGCCACAGAATTACTCTCTAAACCAGGACGCTGGTAAGACCAAGATGGAGTGCTGTTGGTAAGGATGCACAGACTACTTGTGTGAATCCAGACAAGAGTTCATATGGAGTCACCCCGATTACCTCCCTACAGGACAAGGCCCTGGGAGGAGAAGACAAATCAAAGGGGCCCCCAGGCCTTCTCACCCACCTGCTGTGGAAGCTGAGTGAGTTTTATTCTTCCCCTAATACAGGTAATACTTGAGTGATGGGAACTGGGTTACTCCAATTGTGAGGAGcgtgaggagagaggcagggacagagGCGGAGGAGGCTCACACTGCTGGACTGGATCCTGCCCTGGGTGAGGCTTCCTCCTGGGGAAGGACACCTGGGCTCTACCTCTGCTACCTGGGGCCACTCACCAAGGCTCACCCTCCACCTTTGAACACTCTGCTCCCTGTGCTCTGGCTCCTCGACATGCCTGACATCGGTCCCTAATGGGTCCTATCATGTCCCTCAGGCTCTGTACACTGACCCCTGGCTTCTACTGCTCCGAGGCCCATGCAGCCCTGCCTTATTCCCACCCTCCATGCCCAGCCTGGCTAATGGCATGATGAACAACCCACACGTCATGTGTTGGGCACCTAGGCTGACACAATATTTTCATCCACTCTCACCCACATCACAGACACAATGGCTCCAAGAGAGCTGCATGCagccattcactcattcattcattcattcattcattcatttttgtctgtcttctgaGCTACAGCTGTGTGGAAGCATTGAATTGCAGAGGTACGACATCAGCTCCCTCCTTGTTTCTCCTGCTGAGGGTCAGAgttgaaaagtatttaaaatgccCTTGAAATACTTGGTTCTATCTGAGGAAAAGCCAAAACACTCTAAGTGAGAAATGATTTCAAAGCCTACACCAGACGAGGTTACATGGCAGGTAAAAATCAGGATTTTGCGGATCTCTCATTTTGCATCTGAACTTATGTAACCTTCAACTCTCTGAAGAATTCTTGGCATGACGGAGTGATGAGCCTTATTCCAATGAGGCCCGAGAGTCAAAAGCCATACTAGTACATGGAAGTTGCTGGGGATCAGCTTTCCTCTTGGAATAAAGGATACTTTTACTTAGCAGAAGGGGCCACCTGTGAGCAGTGGGTTCTGTGCCATTAGAGGTTGAGGTACAAGCCAGTGCTCACCTGTTAAGAGTGTTTCAGGGGAGATTCCTGCTTCTGATGGCAAGTTAGCCTGATGACTCATAAAGCCCTTTCTATTCTAATATATGATCCCATGAAACCTCCTGTGGGTGAGAGCACCATCCATGGCCAAGCCTGGGGCCAGTGCTGGTGACACATGCCATGGTGGGGGCCAACAGAGCACCTCCTGGTTTCATTCCAGCTTTCCTCATGACAGTGGACCAGGAACTGAAAGGGGATGGCCTTCTCCTGTATCCTGCACCACACCACCTTTGAGATCTGGGCCCAGGAGGGCTGCAGAGGTGGGCATCCTTCATCCTACCTCATCTCTAGAAGTCCATGGTCCCTGTGGCATCCTGACTTCCATTCAACAGTCTGTGCTCAAACCCTACCATGCCGGGATGCACTGGATCCTGGCTCAGAGACTGTGGGTGCCCCCACTGTAAATACCAGGCTTGATGGTGTGTCTCACAGGCCAGTCGATACCCGGAAGGGAGTAGAGCTGCATAGACCAGGGCAATCCTGAGTATGGAGAGGCATGGCTTTCACTGCAGCACAGGAGGCTTCGTAGCTGAGGTGGGGAATATGCAGGCAGGTATGGGGCCAGAATGGACTGTGACCAAGCAAGGTAAATTTAAAGTGCTTTAAAGGCACAGCTGAAGAGGAATCCTCAAGGATCACCTTATATTTCTCATGGCCTGGGTGACGGTCACCAGAGTGTGATTCAGTCTCCTGGGCACACTGAGCTGGTTGTAAATGTTACTTGGTGATCATGTAAGAGTGGGCAAAGGCCTTGGCATCAACTTTGTCATCTGTCAAATGGGTATAGAAATAGTACCTATACTTTGAAATTAAAAGAGACAATCTCTGTAAATGTGGAGCACAGCTCTGGCACATAAATATTGCTAGTAGTAACTCCATCTGTCATGGCCTGTCTTGTAGGCAAGTTTAGAAATATTTACAATTCTCAAATCCTTCTCTTTTCCAAAGGGTGGGGTTTAGCTCTTCGGGAGAAGGTTGGAGGGTGAGGCTCAGAAGCAGAGGCCAATGGCATCCCATGACACTGAGGTGCTGCTTACCCATCTCCCAGTCCTCCTGTACCCGTCTCCTCTCATCCTCACAAGCCTGCAGCCACCTGGCCTTGTCTTCTTGTTTCTTGGCACAAAACAGATGCACCTCATCAGTGGTTTTGCTGACAAGCTTGAAGGCATTTTTCACGCTGAGATTCCAGTCCTTGTCCCGCCCGTCCTCTAGGTCCACAAGCTCCATGTCATCCATGTCCACACGGCCCCTGTAATAGAGCATGTCCCTGCGCAGCAGGTCCTTCTTGCAGGACACCAGCTGGTGGTCAAACAGAAAGAATGTTCGCTGCTGGCTCTTGCCTTGCTTAGTGATTCTGGTCAGTTCCCCAGAATGGATCAATTCTGAGCTTCGGTCTAAAATGTCCTGTCCCTGGAAGATGAGAAAGAACACAGTGTAAGACCTTCCAGTTTCCACGCCTTCAGGTGTTAGGGATACAGGACGAGGCCTGGCCCACAATCTTCCCCAGATTTTCCAGCTGCCTGAGGCCCATTCACTGGTGGCCAGAATCCTAAAACCATTTAAAACCTTGGTTTATTagtattcttgtgtgtgatattTCTTTTGTCTGCTATTCACTGGGAAACTTAGAGTGCCTCTGTGGAATCTGAAGTGTCTCCTTTTGTCAGAAAATTGGTGAAGAGCCTGCTGGACTAATGGAGTCTGACCATGATCTGGCGTGGCAGCTGGCCCAGGCCAACCCACAGAGAACGAGGACCACAGGCAGGTCTGTGCGTGGATGTTGCACTGCGGGCGCTCAGGCTCTGAGGCAGGCATAGAGCAGCTCCCCTGGAATAACTAACTAGGGTCTTTGGAAACAAAAGGCCAGAGGCAGATTATCAGCAAGAAACTGGTAAACTTCTGACAATAAATTACCTGCTAAGTGCCAGAGTCCAAGAACTCAAGGAAACCACACTTTTATCATATTTAGGTTGGGTCTAACTAATCCAATGGAACTTCCTGGTACTTGGTATGGCATTGGCTCTTaagtttataaattaaagatTTTGTTCTCCTTTAATCTCAGtcacacacattatttttttttgtaggcAAATGCTTTGACTTCAAAATgcttcttctatttatttgccCTATATCCTTCACTTGTGAAATAAGAGTGACACTCAGGGATCTCCAAGCTCCAGAACTCTATAAGGCCCTTGAAATACAAGTGTTTCTTTCCAGCTTTTACCACTATTACATACTTTAGTTAAAAACCTAACTTCTCAACCCAAACTTTCACAGTCCTTCAGGAGAGTGAGTTTTGACCAATCAGTTTGATGGAGGATGAATCTTGCTTGTTCTAAAAACAATATGAACAGCATCAACTTTATTCTTAATAGTGGCCACAGAGCCTAGTGGCTACCAGCACAGACTCTGAAGCCAGGCTGCTGCCTTTGAATCCAGTTCAGCCACTTCGTAGCTTTGTGGCTGGGACGAGATACCTAACtcttctgtgcttcagtttccccatctgtcaaatggggtaGTAATCCCTACTTCATAGGACTGTTGAGAGGATTCAATGAGTTCCGACATACAAATGGCCTAGACCAGTGCTAGGCATGTGGTAAACATGATGCAGGCACCACCTACTGTCATCGcttgttttcataaataaataaataagtaaatgtgtGCACGTGCACATGTGTAGTTATTATAGGCTGCGTTAAGCCCTGCTTCTGCAGTGTCTTGTAATCCTTACAGTAGCCCTGTGAGTTAGGTAACAGTTTCCTCTCCACTGTGTAGATGAAAACACCGACCATCCCGAGTTCACCGAGGGCTTACACACAGGCAGCCCAGGCAGTTCCACAGTCCACATGATCATTTGTAGTTTAAATGTTCTCCAGCTGCTCTCATGAAGCTTACTCTCTCGCAGGAGACAGGCATAGGCAATAAATTAATTACAGACACTCTTTAGACTATTTTTGGTGGAGGTGTGAGGTAAAGTAGTTGACTTAAGTTCAATGATATGCCTCAAAATGTATATAGGTATCCCCTGCTTTTCAAAAGTTCTCTTTATACCACTTTACTTTTAGTAAAGACCTACATTAGTAGCTGTTTTTGCCAActaaaaaaaatccaaggagaattttcatttttaccaaaaaagGTGAGAAGCGAAAACAGAATTCAGTGTTTGTTTTGCAGCAGCTGTTATAAAGGCAGCGGTGCCCTGAGCAGTGAGAGCGGCCCCGTgaagctccttccctgggaaCCACATTCAGCATCTCAGTATCAAGTTGCAAGAGCTTTGGGCCATGTCTGTAagcatctgtgctttatctcAGCTTATTTTGTGCATCCATCAGCAGGATGTGTCCCAAGGTACTGGTCTTTGGCTTTACACCCTTTCAGCATATGAAAGGTTTCATAGGAAGGCTCTAATTTAGGATAGCGGGGGAATCCTGTGTACCATAAACCCATGAGTATAAAGTATCAATCATAGGATAATAAAGTATGTCATCCAACTAGaccagaggtgtgtgtgtggggggtgtgagTGGTGATGGAcgatgtgtgtgtgggggggggtggtccACTTACCTCCCAGCCTACGATGGACACCTGCCACCGCGCTATCTTATCTATGCTTTCCAGCTTGCGTTTGTGCTCGTTGATCAAACAGGCTACGTTCTTCATGGCCTCATATGCTGCCTTTATGTTACTGTAATCACTGAAATGTGGGTGGTTAATTTTAACCATGACAAGGCAACTCGCAAATGAAGACTGACAAAATAATGCACTCCATCCCTGGTTTGTATACTAATAGTCTAGACAACGTGACATTTAAACAATAGccattgtttccttttccttgttcCTCCATGAATAGGCTACAGTCTGCATAGGTTAAGGGAGCAGACCAAGTGCAATCCAGAATTCCTTGGGATAAGAatgttgtccttcatttcccAGAAATTACCATGAATGAAAGTAAATGCCACAAGAAATGTTTTAATCACAGTGACAATGAATGACTTTCATTACTGAAGAAAGGATAGTCTTTATCATTGCTTTCATTCTGATATAGCCAGTTTTGCTACAGAAAGTACTTTAATAACCACTAACCGTGTTCAAGAGTGATACTTTGCTCTGAGTCCCATCCTTCACGTGGCTCGGGCAAGGACACCAGAGAACACAAGACACAGAAGGCTGACAGTGAGTTATGTAAATGCTAATGTGGCATTTACCTCATCAGCAGATCTTTATTTCTGGCACTTTCCATATGCTACAGTCAAATCAAACTAAAATATTGCCCCCAGCAGGCTCCTGTTACCAAGGCCTCTAATTCTGAAAAAATGGAAACTACAGTTCTAATCCGCACACAGGCTGAGATGTCCAGTGTTAAAAACTTTCACATTCAAGCTTTGCTCAGCATAAATAACTTTAACATTCTACACAATCTGAACACTTCTTCCCATAGAGGTACTGAAAGTGACACCCTGACACCTGAGCCTGTCTGCCACTGCCACCCTGGGAGGTTGCGGGGAGAACTGAGGGCCCCAGTACACCATGGGGAGACTGGGCCTGGCTTCCCATGTGGCCTCTCTCTCACCTGTGCTCCTGTGTGGTGTACTTGAGCAGCTCCGCCAGCTGCAGCGGGTACTTGCAGATCTTCTGCACTGGCGTGAGCAGGAAGCCATCAATAGCAATGTCGATCATCTGCTGCAGCAGGCGGCAGGCCTCGAAGAAGTGCCGGTACCTGCCCTGCTTCATCAGGTTAGACAGCTCTGCGCAGGCGCCCGGGTGGTTGTTACAGTACTCGGAATAGATCGCAAAGCCCTCTTGCTGCGGATGGGAAAGCAAGCGTCATCAGGCTATGGGTGGCTATGGACTAGACAACAGCAGGCAACAGCCCATTCTATGTGAGGGGCATTCCCAGGAGGAGGGGCATGGCACCCCGAGTCCTTTTGCAATGTTTTTCACGCCTGCATGAGAGACCC
This DNA window, taken from Desmodus rotundus isolate HL8 chromosome 3, HLdesRot8A.1, whole genome shotgun sequence, encodes the following:
- the SPATA13 gene encoding spermatogenesis-associated protein 13 isoform X8 encodes the protein MVARGEIARFWSLESLHMVSSDGGTESSALVDDNGSEEDYSYEDLCQANPRYLQPGGEQLAINELISDGSVVCAEALWDHVTMDDQELGFKAGDVIQVLEASNKDWWWGRSEDKEAWFPASFVRLRVNQEELSENSSSTQGEEPEEDAGRNRHKHSENKYQMRTNVIQEIMNTERVYIKHLKDICEGYIRQCRKHTGMFTVAQLATIFGNIEDIYKFQRKFLKDLEKQYNKEEPHLSEIGSCFLQHQEGFAIYSEYCNNHPGACAELSNLMKQGRYRHFFEACRLLQQMIDIAIDGFLLTPVQKICKYPLQLAELLKYTTQEHSDYSNIKAAYEAMKNVACLINEHKRKLESIDKIARWQVSIVGWEGQDILDRSSELIHSGELTRITKQGKSQQRTFFLFDHQLVSCKKDLLRRDMLYYRGRVDMDDMELVDLEDGRDKDWNLSVKNAFKLVSKTTDEVHLFCAKKQEDKARWLQACEDERRRVQEDWEMGMEISENQKKLAMLNAQKAGHGKSKGYSGCPTAPPHQGLHPVHQRHITVPTSVPQQQVFALAEPKRKPSLFWHTFHKLTPFKK
- the SPATA13 gene encoding spermatogenesis-associated protein 13 isoform X9 yields the protein MRASNISSDGGTESSALVDDNGSEEDYSYEDLCQANPRYLQPGGEQLAINELISDGSVVCAEALWDHVTMDDQELGFKAGDVIQVLEASNKDWWWGRSEDKEAWFPASFVRLRVNQEELSENSSSTQGEEPEEDAGRNRHKHSENKYQMRTNVIQEIMNTERVYIKHLKDICEGYIRQCRKHTGMFTVAQLATIFGNIEDIYKFQRKFLKDLEKQYNKEEPHLSEIGSCFLQHQEGFAIYSEYCNNHPGACAELSNLMKQGRYRHFFEACRLLQQMIDIAIDGFLLTPVQKICKYPLQLAELLKYTTQEHSDYSNIKAAYEAMKNVACLINEHKRKLESIDKIARWQVSIVGWEGQDILDRSSELIHSGELTRITKQGKSQQRTFFLFDHQLVSCKKDLLRRDMLYYRGRVDMDDMELVDLEDGRDKDWNLSVKNAFKLVSKTTDEVHLFCAKKQEDKARWLQACEDERRRVQEDWEMGMEISENQKKLAMLNAQKAGHGKSKGYSGCPTAPPHQGLHPVHQRHITVPTSVPQQQVFALAEPKRKPSLFWHTFHKLTPFKK